The Pseudomonas sp. PDM14 genomic interval GCGGGGGATAAAACCGAATTTCTGCCGACGTGGCAGTTGCGCCGCCAGATTCAGCATGCCGCCCAGACGCTCGCCCTTCTCCACCAGCGTGACCTGATGGCCGCGCTGACGCAGGGTCAATGCCGCCTTCATCCCCGCCGGCCCGCCGCCGACCACCAGCCAGTTACCGGGCGTCTGCGCCGGCTGCAGGGTGTGCACACCAAAGCGCTGCTCGCGGCCGGCTGCCGGGTTGACCACGCAGGAAATGGCGTTGCCCGCCATCAAGCGCGCAATACAAGCCTGGTTGCAGCGAATGCAGTGGTTGATTTCATCTTCGCGGCCCTCGCGCAGCTTGTTGCAGAACTCGGGGTCGGCAATCTGCGTGCGGGTCATCGCCACCATGTCGGTCGCGCCGCTGGCGACCAGGGCTTCGGCTTTGGCCGGGTCGACGATATGGCCGACGATGAACACCGGAATATCACTGATCTCACGTAGCGACGCGCGCAGGCGGGCGCCGTCGTCCACCAGCCAGTTCTCCGGGTAGTCGCCGGGCGGAATCTGGTCCGCATGGGCGGCGTAGGTGCCGGCGGTGGCGCTGACGTAATCGATCAGCCCGGTTTCCACCAGCAGGCGGGTCATCTGGATCGCGGTGTCGGCGTGCATGCCCTCGACGGTGCATTCATCCAGCGACACGCGAATGCCCACGACAAAATCCGGGCCTACCGCTTCACGCACGCGCTGCATGGTTTCGATGGGAAAACGCACGATGTTTTCCAGACTGCCGCCGTACGCATCGGTGCGTTTGTTGTAGACGAACGAGAGAAATTGCTGATGCAGGTAACCGTGGGAGTAATGCAGCTCGACGCCATCGAAACCAGCCGCTTTGGATTTGAGCGCGGTGGCCGCGAAGGCATCCGACACTTCGTCCATCTGCGCCTTGGTCATTTCCTTGGCCCACTCGTTGTAGGCCGGTGACTTCATGGTCGACGGGCCCCACAGCACGCGGTAATCGTCCATCGCACCGCTGCGCCCTTGCGGGCCGAAGTGGATCAGCTGGGCAATGATTCGCCCGCCAAACGCATGCACCGCGTTGACCATCTCGGCATCGCGCTCAACCATTTCTTCACGGTTGCCACGGGCCAGCGAACGATTGGGCCCGGTGGAGTTGGGATGCACGTGGCGGGCACCGGTGACGATCAGGCCGATACCGCCTTTGGCGCGCTCGGCCTGGTAGTGGATGTCACGGTCGTTGGTCAGGCCTTCGGCAGAAGCGAAGCCCTTGGCATGGGCGGTTTGCATCAGCCGATTGCGCACGGTGATGTTGCCAATTTTCAGTGGGGAGAAAATCGAGGGATAGCAGAGCTCCCCCGGCGTCTTTGGCTGGGTCATTTCGCTCATCCTTTTTTGTTGTTCTGGTGAGTGGTCCGCCCTCACGG includes:
- a CDS encoding FAD-dependent oxidoreductase — encoded protein: MTQPKTPGELCYPSIFSPLKIGNITVRNRLMQTAHAKGFASAEGLTNDRDIHYQAERAKGGIGLIVTGARHVHPNSTGPNRSLARGNREEMVERDAEMVNAVHAFGGRIIAQLIHFGPQGRSGAMDDYRVLWGPSTMKSPAYNEWAKEMTKAQMDEVSDAFAATALKSKAAGFDGVELHYSHGYLHQQFLSFVYNKRTDAYGGSLENIVRFPIETMQRVREAVGPDFVVGIRVSLDECTVEGMHADTAIQMTRLLVETGLIDYVSATAGTYAAHADQIPPGDYPENWLVDDGARLRASLREISDIPVFIVGHIVDPAKAEALVASGATDMVAMTRTQIADPEFCNKLREGREDEINHCIRCNQACIARLMAGNAISCVVNPAAGREQRFGVHTLQPAQTPGNWLVVGGGPAGMKAALTLRQRGHQVTLVEKGERLGGMLNLAAQLPRRQKFGFIPRDLERQLRKAGVEIRLNCTMSADDVVAFAADGVILATGSTPLKTAFTSTRPAVDRVPGTEQDNVLSVVEVLEDPSRVGKRVVLFDEDGGRYALGTAEFLLDRGHQVHVVSRFISLSPNLALTLDLPVNYQHVFRKGLTYTLNSWVRSISGQQAQLLNLFTDQDGECLEADTFVIAAGHSSHDALYRALQGRVDNLQCIGDARLPRALQDTIYEGMLAGRELLDDPERFIEQGALEGFGADWRSAMGAPGH